The Megalobrama amblycephala isolate DHTTF-2021 linkage group LG1, ASM1881202v1, whole genome shotgun sequence genome segment TCTAAGTTAATCTTCATCCTGTCGACTTGACCCTGCTCCTTCTTCTCTAAAACTTTGCCATTCTTCCATCTCTGCATCTATCTCTCACTTCATCAATACATCTCTTACCTTTGCTTCATTCCCTCTGCCACTCAAAACTGCTGCAGTTACCCCTGTTCTCAAGAAACCCCACCTTGATCCCTCAGTTCTATCGAATTATCTATCGAATATCCTATTTCAAATTAATCCTTCATAGCTAAATTACTGGAAAGTACTGTTGCCTCACagtttcagtcttttcaatCTTCTCAATCcctttcaatctggttttcgCCCCTCCATAGTACTGAAACTGCACTTGTAAAGGTAGTGAATGATCTACTGCTTTCTGCTTATTCTGGTTCTCATACTTCTGCTACTCTACCTCAGCTCTGCCTTTGATACCATCTTCCATGAATTACTTGTTTCTCGTCTCTCTCATTTGGGTATTTCTGGTACTCCtcttttattgttttctttctatctctctGACAGGCAATTCTACATGTCAGTTAAAGATTTTCGATCACCTACTGTCCCCCTGAAGCGAGGTGTTCCCCAGGGATCCATTCTCGGGCctttattattcataatttacaTAATACCACTTGGTCAGATCTTACAATGTCATGGTCACTGGACACTTACATAAGAATTATATAAAAATCAGTTGAACCAGTTCTTCAACAGTTCTTCAACATTCAATATCCGCTTTTTCACTGTCGGCCCAGTGTAAGCCAGGGCTCTCAACAGGCCAGGCCGGGCAGGACTAATAGCCTCAGACTTGTAGCACCGAGCCCAAAACCACGCTGTGTTTTCACCGCTACACTCTTCACTAAAAAATGCTTATGGAACAATGTCACACAAACTCATCATTTCACCAACAAATAGAAGTTTAATCAGAAAAATAATCAGAAAGAAATTACTGGAAACTAGCAagatcacaaaaaaatgaacatgatAAAAGCGGACGtttgtttgcatttttgttgtttagttAAAGATTTAAAACCCAATCAtcaatgttttattatagttttacaATAATAAGTGATACATTGACCATAATGAATTTGTGTCAAGATTAAACATTAGTCACAAAGAAATAAAGTGGTATTTACCATTATTTCACAAAAGAAAGAGGATACTTGTACTTAATCAGTcacatctgtttgtttgtttatttgttgtcACAGGACAGAAATACGACCTGAGCAGCTTTAGCACTCTTTCCAGTGACAGTCCCAATACAGTTATATTTTCAGTCAGAGAAACAGAGGAAGCTcccagaaaaaagaaaaaaaaagttgctatCATCATCCTGCACATGCCACACAAGTGTATTCATTTTTCAGAACCACAGAACAGGAATGactcttttaatgtttttatatgatttGAGTAAACATGAATCTGATTGCCTTTCTTATTTTAGCACATCTTCTAATGAAGTATCATAAGATTAATATAGTGGTATATAACAATTAATATAACTGATTAAATACTAATTCACTATGCCATATAACATAATTGCTATgaaataaagaaacatttagaaacCCACAACCAGTGTGGCATCAGTGCCACCTTCATTAAAATGGCATTAGATAATATGCATCTTAAATGTTGTCAATTTTCTTGTTGAAATATACTAAAAGATGATAAAGACACTCATCAGAGGAACAAGAAACACCATCAGGGAAGCACACAGACAAGAAGCTTCAGATACCTTCACTTGCACTGGGACCCACTTATCTGTGAACAGGGAATATAATGCAATGCAGCGAAATGTAATGTGTTCATGACAGAAAAATTATCTTATTAATGATTAAAATTAAGTGAAATGTTCACCTGTTTTTCCTTCAGACAACATCAGAGGACCCATGGATATAGAAGCACTATCATGGAAGTCCAGAGACCTTCGCTCTCTCCAGTGCGGTCCAGAGGTACAGTTCTACAGGAGAAAAAGACAAAGTCCAGCTGTGTAAATCCCTGTTGAATATCACAGAACAAGCATGAAACATGAAGGAGTGCAATAAGTCTCCAGAAGAGGGCAGCAAAAACAACTACTGTAGCATCCCTGACATTAAACTTTATCACTATGGGCATTAAGGGAGATTTATTCCATATGATATTTAGATTAGTGTTTGATcaacaggatttttttaatggcAGAATCTTAAACCTTTACATTTACAACCATCCATTATAACCGTCACATTCcacgaacgatagatagatagatagatagatagatagatagatagatagatagatagatacggCTAATATAATTGGTAAATTACATTGCTAGAGGTTTTGTAAACTTACTGTTGAGCAGCGATTGCTTGACAGAAGGCAAAGATGAACAGCACAGTGCAGGTAAAGCTTAGTGGAGTTTGCAGTGAAGATAAACATCCTAAAGGAGAAACGGCTGGATGTTGAGACGCCGTTCTGCTGCAGCTGCACTGTATCGTCATCTGGATTGGGACACCTGAGAATATCAATAATGATAATTATCAAATTCTCTCATGAAAGACATCTACTGTAAATTTGCATtccatgtataaaaaaaaaaaaaaaagaaatcctgTGTTTTAGTACAGATTgtcgtttttttttacatgttacAGTGACATTTTTGAATAGAAAAGAAGCATTTCTTTACTCCTGAATGACGAGATCCCAGTGTAGATCATAATTGGGATCATTCACAGGTGTAGCCCAACACGTGTCCATCACCAGGGCAAAATGTCGGCTGTCGACCCCCTCAACACGAACCTCCACATGCATCTCCTGGTCGAGCTCTGCATCCACTGCACCAGTGAAGGGCTGCGTGAACTCATCATCCTGATAAGGAATCATACGAACACGATATCTCCCTTCACCCGCCGGAAGGCTCTTGTGCACAATGCTGTCAAAATGGTGAATAGATCTGTGTTAGAATGACCCTGTTTTATGGTAGTTTTTAGGAGTAAACCATATATTCTTAGTTTAGAAATGTTTACCATATttgcttttttatatattaatttgtgtttttcattttgttgtcatctcacagttctgacttgcAATTgctactttttttctcacaattctgatttttttctcacaattgcaatttataaaattaacaattctgagatataaactcgcagttgcatgatataaagtcagaattggaaggaaaaaagtcagaattgtgactatcacacaactgtgagtttatatcacaattctgattttttttcacaattctgattttttctcacaattgcgtgatataaagtcagaattatgagatataaactcgcaattgcgagaaaaaagtcagaattgcgagaaaaaaagaatgaaatcCTGTGTTTTAGTACAGATTGTGATATGGCTTTTAACCAGATATAcagtaaactcacaattgtgtgatatagtcaTAATtcctgagatataaacttgcaattgtgagaaaaagtcagaattgtgagaaaaacaaGTTTcacacaattgtgtttatatcttacaattgtgagaaaaaaagtcagaattgtgagaaaaagtcagaattgtgactttatataatgcaattgtgagtttatatctcaaaattctgactttaactcgcaattgtgagaaaaaaagtcagaattgcgagaaaagtcagaatggACTATATCATTCAATTACTagtttttatctcagaattctgactttttttctcacaattgcgagttataaagtcacaattctgagatataaactcacaattgcgtgacataGTCACAATtcctgagatataaacttaaaaaaaggtTTAACACAATTgtgtttaaatctcacaattgtgagaaaaaaagtccgaattgtgagaaaatgtcagaattgtgactttatatcatgcaattgcgagttaatatatcagaattctgactttataactcgcaattgggagaaaaaaagtctgaattatgagataaaatgtcgcaattactgttttattttttaatttagtggcgtaaacgggcttccataggattagttcactcacaaaaaagaaagaaagaaagaaagaaagaaagaaagaaagaaagaaagaaagaaagaaagaaagaaagaaagaaaattctTTTATTGATCACAGAAAATGTTGACATCTGCACTAGCTCTTTTTGGCAGATTTATGATAGTACAACTGAAATTAGTGAAATCCGCACCTCTCCAGTGGGTTGATTTCCACATTCATGgaaagtgtttgtgtttggGGGTAAGCGCAACTGAAAGAAAGCTTCAGAATTTTCTCTCTGCTGATGAGGCCTTCTGATtttggtgtccccagaataaAGTTATCATAGATGAAGTGGGTGCCGTTGGcctgtggaaaaaaaagtgttggACAAAATGATGTGAACATCTAGGAAAtctgcaatatttttttattaaggtGTTACCAAAATTTGCCTTTAATACAGCTTCCAAACTTATTAGAGTAGATTAATACAACTTCTGAATAGTTTCCAGTTGAGTGTCGTCTATCTGAACTTCTGCCAGTTTGTTCAGAGATGTTGAAGGAGGAATCTACTTCTCTCAAAACATTGACCTCAAGAGTTCAATAATATTCCAGTCAGGTGATTAAGCTGACCAGGGCTGATGATAAAGTTTATTTTAGTCCTTCAACACTGTGTTTTATGATCAtaacaccattttttttttttttttttttttacattttagcaTTAGTGTCtgagattattattttttttttagcaattgCAGTTCTTTCACTGATGTTGGCTTTGTTAAGTTTTCTGTGGTCAGTTTTTGTGAAAACATGATCTTCAGTGTAAATACTGAGATTTGCTGTCAATTTGCAGTTTGTCTGTGTTGTTTGGACACAGTCCTTCTTATGGCTCATTGTGCATCCCTATAATTTACTTTCAGTTTTTGCCTTTTATTTTTCTTAGCTGATGAACTCTTGCCATGCTTTGTATACAGAGTCTTAATCATAAAGACTGTTGTTCTTAAAACACAACATTTGGGTGGTAAGGTTCCAGATGCTCATGTTAACTGGGCTCCGATAATTTGCTCTTTTTGGACATCTAACAAGTCGCCCATCTTATGCAAGGCTCGTACCAAATATTGCTGAAAAGCACTTACACTTCACTGATGCAAACTAGAGACAATAAACAACTTAAAttgcaatgttatttttttcactgtaaCCTTCACAAATGGTATTAACCCATATGATAATGGGTTTTCACGTTTTTTTGTCCAACCAGTAAATCACTGATATTAGGGAATATTCCTAGAATATTTGACCCCCATGATTGGATGATGTACTTGAGTCTTGAATAGACTATACTTAGTGAATCTTACCACGAGATTTGTACCACAGATGTGTTCATCGTTATCAAAATGAAATTCCACTCTGCCGTTCCGGACCGTTCCTCTGCAGCTCGGATCATTGAGGTGTAAGATGTCAGCTGAAAAACCAGCCTCAAAGAGCTGACAACGAGACACAGACATGGAGCCAGAGCTGCTTTCACAGGTTTCTGAGAAATCTGAAAGAAAACATTCATAAGATTGACAGaatcatttaaaatgtcatttgaaaagaaacacaattgTTTATTGTTAAACAATACCAACCaaaagagtcagaatttggGCTGTGAGTGTTGTTGTTGCATAAACAGCCATAAACACCATTTCTCTTCCCACAGTGTTCATCCTCAGAGCAGCTGAGTTCAGAACAGTGATCTTTCACACCTAAGAGGAGTACAGATAAATGAAATACAACACGAAAAGACACTGAGTCGTGTGAACAGAGCCAAAGTCCCCACAGAATCCCCCAATGCTTGAAGTCCCCCAAtgtaataaaatagttttttataCGAACTGTAGGGATCATTTCATCATTTTGATTATGTCTCAGACTTTTTTTTACCCACTTGACCTTTAGAATTACATTGAGAAGCAATTCTTACTTGCTACTAGGAACTGATTGCAGTATAGCATTGCTAAAACTTTGTTCATTGTGTTAAAATTTTCAGGAGTTCTGAAAAAAGTTCTGTCTGTCACATCCTTTGATTTATGATGGGCAGAATACTCTGCTGTGATGCCACCGTGTTCCACTCTTACACACACAATATATGGATTTCACATCCAATGCAAGTTTATTGAACCTTGAACAAGCCAATTTGCCACATCGACTAATAGTAACTACTTGGATTAAACCTGACCTCAGAGTAATTTCGTTGAGTTTCGCTATCCTGACAAAATTTGGCAAGCTCCCACAAGGCTCCCGAGGAAGATCAAAGAATCCTTGTCACATCTGGTTAATTGTCACCCTTCTTCCATCTCTGAATGTGTCTTCACTGCAGCTAAATCACATTTTCCTCCTATCCTCATTGCTTGTTTTAACAACATGCTTGTTGGTTATTATTGCCAACATGCTTGTTGCTTTAAGCTTTCTGGATACTATTGGAAATATGCGTTTTGCTTTAATTGCAGggcgagggtgagtaaatcatgggataattaaattttttgggtaaactatccctttatgcTTTTCTGGTTGTTATTGGGAACATGCTTATTGCTTAAGCTCATTCAggtaattgcatttaaaggagACATACTGCTCTtctccacactgtaaaaaaaaaaaaaaatgtattcacttTAAACACTTAAATTATCTTTTTGCACTGACTCAGTTAAGTTGTATTTATGTAGAATATTAAGTATTTTCAACTTGACAAATTTATTGTTGTTTGAACTTAAAAAGTTCACATTACTTTCACAAAGTTACCCcaactaaacttttttttaagtttttagtaCAAACAGTccctgtaaaatgttttttgttcacTCAACTTAACTTTTTGAGGTACTAATTTCTACTgacttatttaaattttaatgacTTAGAATATTAAGTATTTCACCTTGACAAATTTAGGTAATTGAGTTTATAAAGTTTAGTTGGAATAACTTTATGGAAGTAAGGTGAACTTAATTTTTGAGTTATTATTTTGCACTGACTCAGTTAAGttaaaaattacttaaaatattatgtattttcAACTTGACAATTTTAGTTATTTGAACTTACAGTTCAATAGTTTTCAATACAAATGTTAATGTTCATGTAACCTATTTTggcttattttattaattcaataaattaaataattattttatttaaattgttattttatttcaaatgtttcagcCGTGTTTCGGTTGAGAACTTTATTCCCATTTAAATTGATTTCTCCTGCAAATAATAATTGATCTGATTTCAGCCGCTGAAACATCAACTGCAATCAAATCAATTAAAATTTCTCAAGATCTGAGCAAaggatgattaaacaactccaaaaaCAGACAGCATTACAAAAACTTATTACagaccagactgactttatttctttactGAATGAACACTGAGTACTGTGCCTTTGTACGTCCGACTGACTGCACTGTATCTTATCTTAGGTTTAGCtctaattaatgtttttgtttgtttgtttttattgaaaaatTTAGTTAGAAGTCACCATTATAGTGaaaagtgtttgctttagttgagcacttgacccttgacttttctTAAATGACTTCTTTATACCAATTGCGTCAGTGTTTCATTAAGATCACTTGTGCTTTGATAAAGTAGATCAGCTGAAGTTGTCTGCTTTTACCACATTCAAATGCTTGTCGTATGGTGGTTTAAATTACTGTTTAAATGACTGTTTCAAAGCAAATATAGTATTAGTAAGGTTGAGGCCCTACTGATATGAAAATTTCTTCTTTTTACTAAGCAAATTTTGCTGTGAGAGAAAGAGCACTAGTGCAttaacactaacataaactgaGAATATCCGAAACATATCGCTGTAAGTTTGTTGTTGGCAGATGTCAGCATATGATTATCGTTTTGTTCTTATCCATGATAGGCTCCTTTTCTTGGCCAGAACTGAACAATACCACCAATACAAACTGTATGTTCATCTTTGACAGAAGAGGTCCTGACAGACATTACTTTTTCTTTGAATTGACTACACGCATGTGTAACCGTGGGATGAACAGAAAAATGTTGAGAgtgaatgtaattaaaatgcatATTCAAAAAGATTGAATTCATGAAGTAAACAAGATGATACTTTACCAGTGGCTGTGATTTGTGGAGTAATAGTTGTTGTTtctgttgtttgttttcttgGTGTTATTGCTGTTCCTAATGCAGTTTGTGTTGTTGATAGTgttcttgttgttgttgctgttgttgatgGTGTTATTGCAGTTCTTGTTGATGTTGCTGTTGATGCTGTTcttggtgttgttgttgttgctgttgttgatgGTGTCATTGCAGTTCTTGTTGATGTTGATGTTGCTGTTGATGCTGTTcttggtgttgttgttgttgctgttgttgatgGTGTCATTGCAGTTCTtgttgatgttgatgttgatgttgCTGTTGATGCTGTTcttggtgttgttgttgttgctgttgttgatgGTGTTATTGCAGTTCTTGTTGATGTTGATGTTGCTGTTGATGCTGTTcttggtgttgttgttgttgttgttgttgctgttgttgatgGTGTCATTGCAGTTCTtgttgatgttgatgttgatgttgCTGTTGATGCTGTTcttggtgttgttgttgttgctgttgttgatgATGTCATTGCAGTTCTTGTTGATGTTGATGTTGCTGTTGATGCTGTTcttggtgttgttgttgttgctgttgttgatgGTGTTATTGCAGTTCTTGTTGATGTTGCTGTTGTTGATGGTGTTATTGCAGTTCTTGTTGATGTTGATGTTGCTGTTGATGCTGTTcttggtgttgttgttgttgttgttgctgttgttgatgGTGTCATTGCAGTTCTTGTTGATGTTGATGTTGCTGTTGATGCTGTTcttggtgttgttgttgttgttgttgctgttgttgatgGTGTCATTGCAGTTCTtgttgatgttgatgttgatgttgCTGTTGATGCTGTTcttggtgttgttgttgttgctgttgttgatgATGTCATTGCAGTTCTTGTTGATGTTGATGTTGCTGTTGATGCTGTTcttggtgttgttgttgttgctgttgttgatgGTGTTATTGCAGTTCTTGTTGATGTTGCTGTTGTTGATGGTGTTATTGCAGTTCTTGTTGATGTTGATGTTGCTGTTGATGCTGTTCTTGGTGTTGTTGTTGGTGTTCTTgatgttgttgctgttgttagTGTTGCTGGTGTTGCTGTTGTCGAAGGGGCTGTGACATCTGATATTAGGAACAATTGTTTTTATCAATttcaatttaataataaaccGAAAGGTAAATAACTGAAATACATTTGAGTAAATGCTCACTTGAACAATAAGCTCCACAAAATATTGGACTGACAAACTCATAAACATAGTAATTTCCTGGACAGGCTTtgacttgaatagggaaggatTTGTAATTACAGCAGCCAGTCCATGTGGAACCACAGATTTGACGGGTGACCACTCCATCTCCCAGCTGTGGATGAGAGCCGTTGAGCCACATTGGGATGTAAGTGCCACACATGTACTGATTAACACAGGATTCTGTCATCTGGACACTCTGACCATTGTAGAACAGCCTGTACCAGCCTGAGCTCTGGAAGTTATCACACCTTCTATAGTTACTATCGTAAGGATTGTTTGTGGCTCTCCAAGGCTCATCCAGACTGTTGTAGTTATAGCAGGGGTCGACGCTTGGGGTGGTGAAACGTACTATTATGAAAAAGTAGAGAGAGAACATTTTATACTGCAGATTAATTTATTCAAGATAGTAATATGAAACCCTTCAATGTAATTCATGATAAGCATGTCAAATTCAGTATAAAGAACAATGAATGTACCTGCACAAGTATACAGGAGCTGGGATTGAAAGAGGAGGCCTAGTAAATTTGTAGACATAATAATTTCCAGGACAAGCTTTGACTTGGATTGGGTTGGATCTGTAGTATCTGCACTCCTCAAAGTGAGAGCCGTAAATGTCACGAGTAACAACTCCATCTCCTAACTGAGGATGAGAGCCGGCAAGCCACAGAGAACTAAAACCTCCACATGGCAAGTAAGACACACACCATTCAGGCATCTGAGCACTCAAGCCATTAATGTAGAGTCGATACCAGCCATCCCAGCTAACACGAGTGTCATCATAATCAGAATTGAGTCCATATCGATGCCCATAATCAAGTATGTTTCTCCAATAGTTGTTGAGTGTGATGTAGTTATTGCACGGGTCATAATCTGTGAGTGATGATATGATGAGATTAAAACAAACAAGGCATTTTCATTGAGAAACTTCATGGCTATGTTCTGTCATTCCAAATTCGATTATTTGTGCATGCATTTGGAATCTGATGTAAAATTATTGATGTCCACATTGTGTATCATAACTGTTCAGATCCGATTTGTATGTCCATGCCACTCTTTCGTTTTCCGGAATgtctgcattggtttctatggcaatgatGTTACGTTGGTAGGTATAcgccaaaacaacaacaacaaccgcAACACAGAGGGGTTTGCAGTACAGATGACACAACATGAAAATGTGTAGCTGCTGGCACTGGACTACTGCGTTAAACCCCGTTCATACCGCCAGCGACTTTGTCGCTGCATGTCACTTGTCTCTGTGAAGTCGCTTGTGGGCATTCCTAGTGCTGTTGCTCTAATGTTACTGGTAGACTGCATGTCTGCTCATATCTATAGAAAATGCAATcacaaatgatatataaaactaagaaatcattctaatttgactAGGAATTAGGCTTGAAATTCTAGCACAGGCTTTCTGTGGCAGTTTCTTTTCCATGCATCATTAATTATATGTATGCAGTGAAATTGTGGAATGCTCTCTTGCCTGCACTCGAGACGGTGACGTGAGCTCCAGAGAGGCTTCACTCCTATTGGTTGTCGCTAGGGAAATTCGttactcatttgcataaagttgaaTTTTCTGAACTTGTCATGTGTCTTTCGACGCTTGACACGCCTACGGTCACTGTCGCTCATGTCGCCGGAAGTCGTCAGCgctccattgaaatgaatgggatCATGTCGCCTTGTCACTGGTGGTGAACGGGGCTTCAGCAGCAGAAACACAGGAGGCTGATATGAGCGGCTTTATTCCGTGCTGTCGTCTCCCCCGGTCTTAAAACATGTCTCCGCTGCATTGCCAATTTCTTTTCGTCCAGCACTTTGCAACAACATAACCTTTGTTTCTGCAGCGACTTTCTGCATGTTCtacggagccctgcacatgacatgcaaaaaaaattaaattgtgtgcagaaaaaaattaaatcatgtgcatgatgtataaatcaaggggatgaattagtaaattgtgtgcatgtgtcacagttcccttgtctcccggactccatttcccaaaatcctcctgtttccacacctgcactcacttcctcgtCATCTCTCCTTCATCACGGATTACCTGCACCTGTTCCTGatcatctgcactccctttattatggactcactccctgcactccttgtctaATCTTAATGTTATCTCAATGTGTTTGGTTGTGTGTTATTCTCCTTCATTTATTAAATACCTGtatattgtggaaatccgtatacGCCTCATCTCTTGAACAGCCACACGTAACAGAAGATTAGACCTAACCATTGGATTTCTACAAAACTAATATGGGTATCTTCCTCATCTCCATGCCTTCTAGAAAACGCCAGCCCAAGCTCTCAGCGGAGGACCACATATGGACTGTTAAGCAGGACGGCCGCCCGCTGGAGAGATATGTTAAGGAATTTGCAGAGCTGTCTTGTAAGGTGAGCTGGCCAGATGCAATTTTGAACTCCTGCTTTCTGAGGGGTCTGGACAAGGATACGATCCGCTATTGTGAACCTGAACCTGAATGCCTCTATTCCTTAGTCGAATATATTAATCTGGTTCTGTTCCTCAATGGTTCCGAGTTTGAAATTGAAGAGGTTCATAGGCGATTGTATCTTCCTTGTCCGGCTCCCTCAGAAGCACAGGTGGCCTGGCCAGTTCACCAGCCATCGACTTCCTCCACCCACCCCCGCCTTCGCCGAGCCCGCCCCGCCTTCGCCGAGCCCGCCCCCGCCTTCGCCGAGCCCGCCCCGCCTTCGCCGAGCCCGCCCCGCCTTCGCCGAGCCCGCCCCGCCTTCGCCGAGCCCGCCCCCGCCTTCGCCGAGCCCGCCCCCGCCTTCGCCGAGCCCGCCCCGCCTTCGCCGAGCCCGCCCCCGCCTTCGCCGAGCCCGCCCCCGCCTTCCATGTGCCTGCTCCAGCCTTCCACGCCCACTCCAGCCTCCACGACCCCGCTCCAGGCTGCCACTTGCCCGCTCTAGGCTTCCACGAGTCCACATCAGCCTtccacgag includes the following:
- the LOC125242786 gene encoding uncharacterized protein LOC125242786, producing MRFLISLCVSLLMLMINCSTTSGSDPCYNYTTLDQYWRDIQPNYYINTYDDTLVEWSGWYRLYLRGKSAQMSEWCMSTTHCGGETGLSLNGSHPRIEDGVVTRKVVGTNAWWWLWSSSSCGSYKSTSIRVKACPGDYYIYEFVKPNASIPKPTYCAVAFQNISSDPCYNYQSLDRPWRANNESVDSICDYYFSWNGWYRFFYYGMNIQMPETCVGSDSCNAWITLYLNGPHPRIGDGVVTREVCGGTYGTRCCEYRTRPIRVKACPGNYYVYELVKPDVWCAGYCTNISTVSQPVPTISPTIITGSNNLIRFTTPSVDPCYNYNSLDEPWRATNNPYDSNYRRCDNFQSSGWYRLFYNGQSVQMTESCVNQYMCGTYIPMWLNGSHPQLGDGVVTRQICGSTWTGCCNYKSFPIQVKACPGNYYVYECHSPFDNSNTSNTNNSNNIKNTNNNTKNSINSNININKNCNNTINNSNINKNCNNTINNSNNNNTKNSINSNININKNCNDIINNSNNNNTKNSINSNINININKNCNDTINNSNNNNNNTKNSINSNININKNCNDTINNSNNNNNNTKNSINSNININKNCNNTINNSNINKNCNNTINNSNNNNTKNSINSNININKNCNDIINNSNNNNTKNSINSNINININKNCNDTINNSNNNNNNNTKNSINSNININKNCNNTINNSNNNNTKNSINSNINININKNCNDTINNSNNNNTKNSINSNININKNCNDTINNSNNNNTKNSINSNINKNCNNTINNSNNNKNTINNTNCIRNSNNTKKTNNRNNNYYSTNHSHCVEKSSVKDHCSELSCSEDEHCGKRNGVYGCLCNNNTHSPNSDSFDFSETCESSSGSMSVSRCQLFEAGFSADILHLNDPSCRGTVRNGRVEFHFDNDEHICGTNLVANGTHFIYDNFILGTPKSEGLISREKILKLSFSCAYPQTQTLSMNVEINPLESIVHKSLPAGEGRYRVRMIPYQDDEFTQPFTGAVDAELDQEMHVEVRVEGVDSRHFALVMDTCWATPVNDPNYDLHWDLVIQECPNPDDDTVQLQQNGVSTSSRFSFRMFIFTANSTKLYLHCAVHLCLLSSNRCSTNCTSGPHWRERRSLDFHDSASISMGPLMLSEGKTDKWVPVQVKVSEASCLCASLMVFLVPLMSVFIIF